Sequence from the Molothrus aeneus isolate 106 chromosome 15, BPBGC_Maene_1.0, whole genome shotgun sequence genome:
TTGGGGTGAAAATGCTGCTTAAGGTGTCCAGTTCAGTGATCAAAATGTAAAAAGATTTTATGATTGCAGGCAACTCAAGAAGGATGCAGAGCTGATCCAGGCTGGACACATGGACAGCAGACTGGAGGAGCTGTGCAATGAGATTATGATGTGggttatttcattatttcttctgAGATTGTAGTTTCCTGACACTCTGTTTGGCCAGAATCTCTTGCTCCACATAGTTTGGGTCAAGAGAAATGGGGCTGGGCAGATGCTTTGGCCTCTGAGAGCTTGAACTGGGGGATAGCAGCTGGTGTGGAACATCCTTTGGAGTTGCTCAGTAAAGAGCTTGGCCATGGCTTGCAGAACCATGTTTGCTGCCTCCCTTCTGGCAATCATCTAAAATTTCCTGCCCTGTGTGTCAttctctggctctgctgctcgCCTTGGGGGATTTGAGCCTGAGTGGTTTGATGTTGTGTGGAGATTACAGGGTGGGCATcagtaaaatgcattttggagGGGGAATTAAGGGGAGCTGAGACACCCTGTGACAGCAGGTTTTTGTTCTttggacagaaagaaaaaactggaagaggaggaggcagaagtCAAGAGGAAGGCTACAGATGCTGCTTATCAGGGTAAGCTGGAAATGAGGTGCCTTCATTTTCCTCGATGCATATATTCATAAGAACATTTCAAAAATACTGAAGTCACGTTAAGATCTGCAGGAGGAATTCCTTGACCCTAGAGTTGGAGAGAGAGTCTGTATCCTCTTTCCAGCACTATATTTGTAACAGGGGAAAAGCCAGAGGCTTctgaaaaaggaataaaatcttCAGGAAAGGTGTGTCCCAGGGAAAGCAGGGTTAGTAAGGAGCTCTGTGTTAGAATGTCAGGCTCTTAACACCTTTAGTTTCCTCTGGTCACTGAAGATAAGAGGAAGAAACTTTTATTCTGAATGTTTAGTTCTTCATAACTCTTGGGGCATTAATTTGGTGATGGGAGGTGGTGAATCTAAACTGCTAGAGAAACCTGCAGCTGGAGTGCATTACCCAAAGTCAGTATTACTTGGGAACTGAGCTTAGTGGGGTGCAAGAAATTCCTATAACATAAATTGTTCTCTTAAAATTCTTCAGGATAAAGTCAAAGATAACTCTTGGGGACTGTCCACGATGGAGTCACAGACTCTCACTGTAATTTCTGTTCTCTTCCAGCTCGCCAGGCCATTAAGAACCCACCTCGAAGGCTGACGGGGGTGATGGTTCGTTCTCCTGCAGGCTCCACCTCCCCGGGCGGGGATTATTCCCTCGGAGATCTGTCCCAGCCCGCTGGGGATGAGGCCAGCCCAGGGGTGAGGATCCTTCTCTGGGTAGGAGGGAAAGCCCAGCTTGGGATGTGGGGCTCTGCATCCATCACAGAGAAGGGGCCTGGGGAGAAGCCCTTGCCTTGCTTTGCAGATTTCAGGTGCTGTCGTGTGGTTGGTGACAGTGCTGCTCGAGATCCACCTCCTCTTCCCTGTCTGTGGTGATCCAGTGCCTGGATCAGAGGCCGTGTAGGGGCATCAGTGGGTTGGCCAGGCAGTCTGTGAGTGCCTgggagctggctctgcagggcagggaaagggtgAAAGCACATGCCTGGAGTAGGGGCAGTGAGTGAATGGAGTAGGTGTCTGTGGTGTGCTGGATCAATGCTCTTGGGGGAAGCAGCAAGTGGGGCTGGTCCGTGTGGTGGAGTGTGGCTTTGAACAGTgtggtttttctctttctcaggtCACGCCAGGGACATTGCCCAGCACCCCAGTTGCCTCCTTCATTGGAATCCCTGACAcccctccaggctctgctcccctggaTGCCCCCATGACCCCAGTCACTGATGATTCACCCCAGAAAAAGATGCTAGGACAAAAAGCAACTCCgcctccttcccctctgctctcagagctgctgaagaAGGGCAGTCTCCTGCCCACAAGCCCCAGGCTGGTATGGAGCTCTCTGCTCATATATGCAAGCACACAAACAATTTGCTCCAGACTTTCCCACTGAAAAAGGGGGATCTGCAAAGaatctttaaaaatgtgcaGTTTTGTGAGAGTCCCAGCAGAAGTGATAATCTGAGAGGTATAAATACCCCTGTGAGCTGCAGAGgtcagcccctttcccagcaggaCTGCAGGGCTCGTGCAGCACATAGGACTGGCTGTCCCCTCAGTCACAAGGAGTTGGAGTTGCAGGGTTTGCTAGAGGAAATTGTTCTCCTCAGGGGAGGGAACTTGTTAGTCAGCATCATCCCCATCAGCCTCTGTGGCACTCCTGGTGCTTCCTACACTGGGCCGTACAATTCTTTACACCTTGTCAGAAAGTCctgtttcagtatttttaatgtgTACAAGAGTAGGGAATCCTTGAATGGCATTTATGACCTGTACAGAACTGCTTCAGTTTTCTCCTAATTGTAGACAGTTCCTAAAATCACTGTGATGAGAACTCACTTGTGGTGTTAGTGACTTGGGAAGTCTTAGGAGATGCTGACCCTGTTCAGAGCCCAGTCTGAAAACAGCAGCCTGCTTGTGATACAGATTCCCTGGGTTAGTGCTTGTGTGATGGAGTAGGTGTGTTGCTGTTGACTTTTTTCTTCATAGTAGTCacatttaggggtttttctattttctagCTTGGGTAAATGTTCCATAGATTTTGTGTTTGCAGGATGTAACATAAAGTGGGGCAGGGAAAGGTAATGGCTGTGAAAGGCTGAGTTTTCTTTGTAGGAACAGGACTGGTTTGCATCTGTTTCAAGGTCCATCATAGGTTCACTGTGTGACCTTGATCAAGTTACTTTCCATCTTGgtatttctgcttctctcaACTCAAAACAAGGGATATTTCTGTGCCATCTCAGGGTCTAGAGAGACTCATATGTGTAAAGGACTGTGAGGTCCTTGAAGAGAAGAGCTGTGATAGAGCAAATGATGCACTTGGCCTGCAGCTGTGTTACAGCTGAAGAACAGCAACAGTTTCAGACTGTCATGTTCTGCACTTGTGTGAGGGGCCTCAGGCAGGGACTAACCTGAATAAAAACTGCGGAGGAAATGCTGGGACACCAGATGCTGGTGCTGTTCATGGAGGTGCACATCTGGCAGAGAATCACTGGTGTGCTGGTATTTCCGGGAACTTGAGTTTCGTCCTCCTTTGACAGGTTGGTGAAAACGAAATGGCAGTGGCTTCTGGTCACATGAACAGCTCTGGAGTGCTGCTGGAGGTAGGAAGtgtcctgccagtgctgcacagTGGGGAAATGCAGTCAGCacctggtgctgtccctgcatctcCAGCTGCTTCAGGTAACTCCGGCCTTTCCTTGTACAGTTCTCCCTTAAGATGCACCTTCAGACTGTTCTGTGGATTTTCTTGGGGGAAGGATGATGCCTACCTGGCTGGTTTGGGGGCTTCTCTTTCAGTTGTATTCCTATTTATGTAGCCCTGTCCATCTCACCCCTACTTTTTAAGACCCTAATCCTTAAAAGAGTGACTGAAACTATTTGGTTTGATCCAGTCCTGATCCGTGCAGTCTGGTTTTCTGGGTTGGACACTGGCTAATACCAGGCATCTTGAGTGTAGAAAGAAAGGGTTTGTTTGCagagagctggggaaaaaattgtCTAGATCTGATCCCAAACGTGGCAAACACAGCTCCTTGTGGATCTGGAGAGCTCATGTGCCTTCCTTCTGCTGTATCTTAGAGATCTGTTCAGAGTTAGTCCACTGAGCTCCAGAGGAAGTTCCACAGAGTGGGGGAAAGGGGGACAGTGCAAGAATCTGCATTGGGCTATTTCAGAACAACCTGCCTAAAGAAgtttcttttcctcagctcctgctgaccAGTGATTTAATCACATTGTCTGCAACTGAGATTATGTGTTATTCATTCATATAGAATTCCATACAAGTACTATTGCTTTCCTTATCCACATCTGTTTTTTTAAGACTTGTTAATTTAGTCCAGACAGGTTTTTTTAAGACTTGTTAATTTACTGTCCAGTTGACAGTAAATTCAGACTGGAAGTTACAGCTAAGATGAATGGCAGCCTTTGATATAAAAGGAATTCTCCAGGAAAAACCTGCTAGGaaatcccctctgctccctcccagctcctgtgacGACTGTTTGTCTTGGCTTACCTTGTGTGGCTTTCTCAGCACTGTTTTTCAGATTTCCCATAATTGTTTTGGGATGAGCCTTTGGAAGGGCATCTCTGTGCATGTGTGGCTTAGTCTGTCCAGCCCTTACAGTGAGTGCAGTGTTCTGTAGCTGCATGATTCTGCCTCAGACTGCACACACAACAGGAGTCGTGCATTTTTTGGTGCAGGTTCTCTGTACAGCTTTTGGGACTCTTTATAGGTGTATCTGTGTCTTTTCCCAGAAGAAGCCACCAGACAGTGAAGAGCCCGGTGGTGGCTTTGTGGACTTCAGTGGTGGCTGCTTCTTGCTCATGTGCTTTTCCCTTCTACTCTCTGTTAGGTGCTCCTACGCTTTCCCGGCTTTTAGAAGCTGGTCCTGCACAGTTCACCTCACCTCTTGCTTCCTTCTCCGCTGTTGCCAGCGAGCCTCCAGCTAAGCTCCTGCCACCCCCCGTAGAGCCTGTGTCCCAGGCCACTATTGTCATGATGCCCACGCTGTCAGCACCAGCCGTTGTgccaccagctgcagctgcagagagcgtaGCCACAGGTGCGTTCCTAACCACGCACTCAGAGCTCACGtcctgctggaaagcagaacTTCCCCTGGGATCAGCGCCCTGCGAGCTCTCAGCTGGGCTTTGTCACCTCCCCATCGTGGCCAAAAAGGGTGGCTATGGCTGGGTTCTGGAGGAAACAGATGGTTTTAAACAGGGTTTGCTGGGTATGGGTGGGGGTGCTGGTGATTTGCTGGACTGCGGTTCAAGGGTTGGAATCTCACTTTGTCTCTCCTGTGGGAAAGCAAACCCGTATTTGTCTTTTATTAATCTAAGCTGTGATGGGGTGGATGGGCCTGGGATACTTGTGGTTGGTGCTTGGTGTTGCCCACTGTAGTGTTTGTTTATGTGGGGACTTCTCCAGCTTGGTCTCTGACTGTCCCTCTCGTCCTTGTGCAGTGAGCCAGCCTGAAGCCTGCGTTTCCATGGAGGCAGTGGCTGATTCCCATACTGTGACAGTGTCCATGGACAGCAGTGAAATATCAATGATCATTGACTCCATCAAGAAAGAGTGCCTGGGttctggggctggcagcactgcaggatctTCCAAAGATCACTGCATGGATGGGAAAGAAGATCTGGATTTGGCTGAAAAAATGGATATTGCAGTGTCCTATACGGGGGAAGAGCTGGACTTTGATACGGTTGGAAATATTATAGCCATCATTGAGGACAAGGTAAATGGGGAAAGGAGAGTGCCAGTGCCTTTTGCTCCACATTCAGTTGGGTTAATTTCAAATGATTGCTGTTCACCAATTTAGTTTAAACAAGCAAGAAATAACTATTCCAGAATGCACATTCTCACCATCATTTTCCAAATCAACAGGAAAGGACACCACTGCTGCCTGTCTGACACTGGTGCTCCTTTTCAGAGTACAAAAAGAAGTGTCTTTATTCCTTGGAGGGTAGGGTTTGGGTCATGTCTCTGGCAGACAGCTGAGCACTGCTCACAGAATCCTTTCCAGGAGTGCCATATTTCTGAAACTGAAGCTTCAGGAGAAACTCTCACAGGGAGTGATACAAATCTGGCTGCAAAAAAGGCAGCTTTGTAAATGGAGTAGACTGGGATTTCCACAATTGTCTCAGTACCAAATAATGTGAACTTTTCTTTAATCCCTCTTTCTGACCTCGGCCTGCActgctgtgtgtttgttttgacAATAAAGGTAGACGACCACCCTGAAGTCCTGGATGCAGCAGTTGTTGAAGCTGCTCTGTCTTCTTTCTGTGAAGATACCGATGACCCTCAGACCCTTCCTGGCCCATGGGAGCATTCAATTCGTCAGGAGCATGAGAAACAGGCCCAGATGCCCCAAGTGTCTGTGACTGTGAAGCAGGAGAGACTGGAGTGTGAGGAGCCAGAGGCAAAGGGAATTCGAGACCTAATGGGCATCAGTGAGCTGGGGTCAGAAATAAAGACTGAAATTGCAGAGCAGGACCAGAGTCAGCTGGGCCCTGAAGAAACCATACCAGCAACTGCAAGAGTGACAGAAACTCCAGAGCTTAGAAACCAAGAGATAGAAGAAGATCAAAGAGCAGCTGTAACATCGGGAGAGACTTCTGAAATCAAAATAGAGTCGTCCCAGGGAGATGATGCAGTGCTCAATCCAGTGAAGACAGAGGTATGTGGTCACAGAGGCTGCCTGGAACTGGTGTGGGGAAAGAGAGGAGCAGTTGTGGCAGGTAGGAGCAAAGTTTAGAGGAAGGATGAGTGCTGGGTTGAAATGACCCTTCAATGTATGTGACTGACTGTTTTCCTGGGAGTCAggctgctgatgtgcagagcagctctgctttaGGCAGTACCTTTGTGTATCTCCCCCCACCcatgtgcagagctgctgctgggaaagtgCTCAGTGAACCTCATTGGCTGGAGTTAGGTTAGGGTGAGTGAGATGTGCCCACACCTTCACTGAAGTAAGCTGACACAAACATCTAGATTTGTGCATTTCTCTTCCCTCCAGACCCCACCTGATGATGATTCATCCCCTCCACAAGTCCCAAATGTGAGTGAAGACTCCTCACAGGCTGATGTTCAGCACAAATTTGAGCTGTCAGGTAACTTAATTCAGCTAGGAAATCTTTTACATGCAACATTATTAGCTGGATAGTTGTTAGTTATCTCGTTCAGGTttttggggaggagggagaaaagatACCTGTAGGAACAGTGGTAATTACTGCAGGACAGTAGGCGTTGGTGCAGGAGCTTTTGTAGGAAAGGCTGCTTGGGAGAATCaatctttctgcatttctttctttcacagaatcaaTGAAGGAGGAGGCCCAAGCCCTGTTTAGGAGTCAGATGAAGGTAATTCCCTGTTGGTTTTAGTCATCTTGAGTTAATTAGCAGcatgttgctgctgctgtctgctgaAAGGCAAAGCTTGTGTTCAGCTTTCTGCACTTTGAGCAGTCTGCAGCTGAAGGGGAGATGGCTTCAGAATGTAAAGGTGTTTATGTCTGTGCTTCCGGGTCTGTGGGGAcaagcagggcaggctggagaggCTGGGATTTTGTGGAAGTGCCTGTACAGCTGTCAGCAGCCTCACAAGAAGATCACTGTGCTCGCAGAACCGTAGTTGCTTTGGAGGCGCTGAGTGGCTGCTGTAGCTGGCTGTGCCGGCTGATGGACTCTGTGTTTCAGGATGGGCAGGGtgaggaggatgatgaggacGGTGCCAGTGAGGCTGCCAGTTTGGAGGAACCCAAAGAAGAAGACCAGGGTGAGGGGTATCTCTCAGAGATGGATAACGAGCCCCCCGTGAGCGAGAGCGACGACGGCTTCAGCGTCCACAACGCGCCACTGCAGTCGCACGCGCTCGCCGactccatccccagcagcccGGCCTCCTCACAGTTGTGAGTGTCAGGGCACACTGGGACTGCAGGATCCCCATTTCTGGCTGGCTGAGTGGGTCCTAAGGGAGAATTTGTTGATTATGTGTTTGGTTCTTGCTGACAAGTGTGCAGACAGCACTCCAGTACCAGTTCCCACTTTTTCCATCTGTCTTTGGTGTGGGTTAGCATGGGCATgtcaaggacaaaacaaaccatGAGTTTTCAGCTCTGAGGCAATCATCAGACTCCTGAAGGAATTAATGTTCTTCTCTTCCCAGCTCAGTGTGCAGTGAGGATCAGGAGGCAATACAGGCTCAGAAGATCTGGAAGAAAGCCATCATGCTGgtttggagagcagcagctaaTCACAGGTGAGTTTGATGTCTTGGCAGAAAGAAGTGACTAATCCTAGACAAGTCTCCACTCTCCCATCTCAGAGGCTTATCTCTTTTGGGAGATGATGAATCATATTGCTGCAGACAAATTAAAAGGAGAGCATGAAACAAATATTTACCAGCAAGGACAGGCACTGAGTGgactgtttttctctgcaggtATGCCAATGTCTTCTTACAGCCTGTAACTGATGACATAGCACCAGGCTACCACAGCATCGTGCAGAGGTGAGTCTCAGCAGTATTCTGTCATCAGAACTCTGTTTGCATATTTGTAGGGATTTCTGGCAACAATGTAGTTTTTGCCTGCTGTGCAGACTTGGAAAAGTGTTCTTTTTCTGACATGATTCAGTCAGAAGTAGGTTTCCCCAAGAACAGTCATCCTCAGGCACATGTCTATACACAGTCCTGACTTTGAGTGAAGTACACTGACTTACAGAGAACATTTTACCAGTAAGGTGAAACTGATCTGTTTCCCCCAGTTTCTGTCCAAGAGTAGGATTTAACCTTTGAAATTCCTAAAAGCTGTTCTCTAATCAGTATTTTTTGCTGTCCCAGATGGTGGACTTTTCTGGAAGAATTACCAGAATCCCCTACTAGCTGCTGAAATCTCTTGTAAACAGTTCAAGCTCAGTGGCTGCAGCTCTAGCTCCTTAGTTTCTCTGTCAGTGGTGCCTGGAGAAGGCAGATGCCTCTCCTGAGAGATCTCTGAGGCTGTTGTTACTATTCCAGGTAACTGCTGGACACCTTGGATCTTCTGACCCAGGCCTTGGTACTGGGGATCACAGCCCATGGGGGAGAACCTGTTCAGCTAAATAAAATAGACACTGTAACTAAACACATTACAGACCCAGAGCTGTTTCTAAAGGAGATGGGAAAGAGTTAAACATTTCTGTTGCAATTTTGCCTGCGTTTCTTTCACAGGCCAATGGATTTATCTACCATCAAAAAGAACATTGAGAACGGGCTGATCCGAACCACAGCCGAGTTCCAGCGGGACATTATGTTGATGTTTCAGAATGCAGTGATGTACAACAGCTCTGACCATGATGTGTACCACATGGCTGTGGAGATGCAGAGAGATGTCCTGGAGCAGATCCAGGTAAAGTACTGAGCTGAGGCCAGTGCAGGACAGAGCATCTGCCTTGGTCCATAGGTCTGGCTGTCCCACAGTTTCACTCCCAGTGTGTTTGAATGCAGTGggtcctgcccttccctgcttcTCTCTCATGATAGTTCAGGTGTTTGTGTTGAACTATATTGTGGGTGAGTTAAAAGTAACAcagcagaatattttatatgttCATCCCAGACCAATTTCAAATGTAATTTCCTTCAGGGAAATGCTTAGGCCAGCAAGAACCAGGGTGTGGTTCAGGAACAGAAACGAGCAACAAGAGCAGTGAATGACAGGGGACGCCACGGCTTCTTtgggtggctgtgctggtttttgttGATATAAAGTGCACATGAAACTGCTCTGTGAATTTATGCTATTTAAAATATCCTTTGAAGCAGAATGtcccagctggcagggctgagttTGAATTGGGGTTTTGTAGTTCCTCAGGACTTGTGGCTTCTGAGGTAAATTGGGGAACTTATTCTGAGCAGCACACAAGGAACTGAAACTGCCTCTGACCCAATCATTCCCAGCCTGTGGTCTGTGATAGTTAACTGACATGCACTTACTGAGCTTGTTTTGCTTGACATTCTTAACAGAGTGTGGTTTCCTTGCAGCAATTTCTGGCCACACAACTGATGATGCAAACATCAGAGTCAGGGATCAGTGCAAAGAGCCTGCGGGGGCGAGACTCCACTCGCAAGCAGGATGCTTCAGAGAAGGTGAGAATGCTGCACCCTGTGCAAGGGCACTTGGGATCTTCTGAAGAATCCCAAGATACTGCATGAAGTTCCCACACCACGGAGGCAAAAGTTCCCACACCAGCATCTTCACGTGAACAAGTTTTCTTTAAATGTCTCTATTGATTAGATTTCAGTTCTGGAACTATACAGCACGCCAGAGGCAGGTCTCATGAGTTTTTTCTGTAATACAAATACTTCTATtacctgtttttaaaaacaggtgATAAAAACTGTAGGGAAATGAACAGAGTATTGGAAGAGATGTGAATACTCTCAGGCACAtagtgtgactcttggggatgagcctgcagggcagggagttggactccatgatccttgtGGTTCCCCTCCAAATCCACAGACTGTGATTCTATGCTATGGCAGAAAGGTGAAGGGAATTGCCATAACCTTCACTTCCTAGTCAGGTTTTTAGAGCTAGAGAATCAATCACCTCTGGTTTGCTGTGTAAAATACACCAGAGAACCTTTGAATTCCACACTGATCTACGCAATGaagatttgtggttttttcttttataaagaCACATGCAAACTTGATGAAGTGATCTCAGGTACTCTCTGGTGCACACAACACTGTgacagcaggggctgcctgctgAGTTCTAGTGACAGCTGCACTGAGCAGGAATTGTTTGGTAGACCAGGAAAACTTGCTGTGGCTGTGGAGGGAATATCCCTGTCCTGGCATTCTGGCTCTCGCAGTATCCCtcttttgtctgtttttatGTTCCTGCTGCATAAGACTGACGCCCTGCAGGAAGGGGAGTGGGGCACATGTTCCTCTATGCTCATGTGTGGGCTCAGTGCTTCTGTGTGGTGTGTGCATTTCCGTAGCTGATGCCTGATAAGTCCTTCTGTTTGGCCTTTTAACAGGACAGTGTCCCAATGggctctcctgccttccttctctctctctttgtaaGTATTGAAAGGCTCCAGCAGGTTCTGCAGTACTGCTGCCAGGTGCTCTGCTCCTTGTCTGGGTGATCCCTGCACTGTCACAGCATCCTTAGcgctgcagcagggtgtgtttGACTTGGGGGCTGCACCACTGTGAGCTCAGAAGAGACATCTCAGTCCCTTACTCTCAAAATGGGTGAGCGGGTGGGGCTTCACTCTTTTCTTCTGGTTCcaagtgttttttgttttgtcatctgcttttgcttttttccatgACTTCTCTCCTGCTTTCTTTCCATGTAAGTGGGAAGACAAACCAAGTGGTGCAGTCCTGTAGTTCCTACATCTTTCATGTTTATACAGCTGCCCCTTCCACACGTCCGATGCAGTACAAAAGGTCTTGGGAGAGTGAGGAGTCAGCTGTGTGTCCTTTATCTGTTCCTggttcagaaagcaaaaaagacTCTGCAGAAATATCTTGCTCTGTGCCCGTGGTGATCTGGAAGTGTTTGGAAAAATATTCCCTCTGGGAAACCCCAAGTCTCTGAGTTACtgtgaggagagagagaggaggaagatgGAGAGCTGTCCTTATCTCTCACATTATCTAAAGACAGAGGAGTACtccaggagaggcagcagatcAGCCAGAGAGAGGATCAGAGGAAGCTCTCAGCTCACCTTCTGCTCGTGGAAAGGAGCTGTGTGGAGGAACTAGGGAGCTAGTGCCAGGGTCACTCAGCTGGAGGAGCACTTCCATAGGGATCAGCAGCTGATAAGGTAGGTTAGTCagcagttttccttttcccacctTAAGCTAGAATCTGCTGCTTAGGAGGAAGCCTGCACTGTCCAGGCTCCAAAAGCATCTGTCTGGGCCAGAGGTGTTGCCTCTctctgccctggctccagcagtgCAGAGATGCTGCCAAGCCCAGCACCCTGCTGTGTCCACATCCAGCTTTAGGTAGGTCTGCAGGCAGGCcttggcagggacagcttccctTTCTCCTGATGGGAAGGCATGAAAAATTGTTGCCAGATGCAGAAttccctccctctgtccctccctccctcccctgtgccGGAGGGCCGTTCCTGTGGGTTGTGTAACtctgtttgtttgccttgtgAGCAGGACGGAGGCACCAGAGGGCGGCGCTGCGCCATCGAGGCAGACATGAAGATGAAGAAATGATGCTGCAGACACAAAATCCCAGCAGAATCCCAGGCATCCGGAGCTGGAGTGTGAGCAGGCAGCTCTCAACAGCTgttggaggaggaagaaaagctgcaggTCCATTTCTGGGACCTGGTTCACCACCTTTGCTTGCCCTTCTGGAAAGCAGTGTCTTGTCAGAATGTGTAACCCAAAGAAACTTCCCTGGAGGGGAAGACCAGCCCCCCTGCCTGTTTTAGGGCAGTTGTCTTGGGCTTCATCAGTGTTCTGGTGTTAGCTAGCAGCTGGTGGCTCGTATGTACTGTAATGTGAAGTGTACAGATTTTTACTAGTGCTGTGTAAATGTGATGTATATTAAAATCTGGGAACAAACCTGTGTGCAGTGTACGGAGcgccacagctctgcagggaggagccCTGTGCCACAAGCCTGGATCCCCACCTGGACTATCTGCAAATATAATTCTTTTCCAGTTACCCCTATAGCACACATGcatggcagagctctgctgttaGAGACAATCCATAAATCACAGGAATGCTGCACAGTGtttggaaggagaggaggattCCCTGCTTGAGTGTGTGAGGATACAGCACCACTCTGGTGACACTGGAGATCAAACCTTGAGAAGTTAAATGCTGCAGTCTTGTTGGAGCTTTCCTTAGGAGAAAATGCATTGCAAAGGACTTGACATTCTTTCCCCAGAGATCTGTGGAGGCTGCACTAGTCAGAGTGAAAATCTGTGATCCCAGCAGCTGTAGGCAGGATTGCCAGTACCTGGTTTCACATCTGAGCTTGTGCCCTGTTCCTACTGGGAATTACAGTCCTTTTCCTCAGCAACATGAAGGTTTAAATTCTCTGCAAGAATTTCCAAGTCACTTTTTCTCCTCATATGACCTGAGATGAAACTTGCCTGTTTTCTGCCCACACAACCATTcatgggggaaaagaaaacaacagaatgACACCATCCTTgattgctgcagcagctgggagtgcTCTGCCCTCCGTGCAGCATATCCAGGGTGCAGCTTTCTGGTAGACAGGTTTCAGGAAACTGAGTCACTGGGATTAAGACCAGAGGCATTGTTCCCTTATCCAGTAAGAGCTCTCAATTTTCACAAGTTCAGTGTTGAAGTTGGCCATGCCTGCTGTGTCAAGTCCTGTGTATTGCTGAGGTGAATTTTCACCAAGACTCACCTTACTGATGTGGAAATGCTGAAACTCCCTTGGATTGGTGATTGGTTCATTGTTTTTTGCTGCTAAACACGGGAGCAAACTTCTGGTTTGAATTTTTATTGTTCTCAGTTCGTAGCACAAAAAGTTGCAGGGGTCTTTGTCTTTCATGCATTTCATGGAGTGATTTCAGTTAGGGACAAACATTTTAGCATTGCCTGTTGTGACAGGACAAGGTAGTGGCTCTAAACTAAAAGAGGGCCTATTTAGACTGGATGAAGATTatttttacaatgagggtggggaggccctggcacagttacccagagaagctgtggatgccccatccctgaagtgcTGAAGGCCAAGTTGGACGAGGCTCTGAACAACTtggaatagtggaaggtgtccctgcccatggcaggggagctgcACCCAGACAGCCTttaaaggtccctcccaacccaacctGTTCCATGATTCTAAGTTGGAAAGAACCTCTCTGCATTCCTTTACTTCAttcagctgctcagagcagggccag
This genomic interval carries:
- the BRD8 gene encoding bromodomain-containing protein 8 isoform X1, which produces MAAGPGKHKLLSAGPTEPWSIREKLCLASSVMRSGDQNWVSVSRAIKPFAEPGRPPDWFSQKHCASQYSELLETTETPKRKRGEKGEVVETVEDVIVRKLTAERVEELKKIIKETQEKYRQLKKDAELIQAGHMDSRLEELCNEIMIKKKLEEEEAEVKRKATDAAYQARQAIKNPPRRLTGVMVRSPAGSTSPGGDYSLGDLSQPAGDEASPGVTPGTLPSTPVASFIGIPDTPPGSAPLDAPMTPVTDDSPQKKMLGQKATPPPSPLLSELLKKGSLLPTSPRLVGENEMAVASGHMNSSGVLLEVGSVLPVLHSGEMQSAPGAVPASPAASGAPTLSRLLEAGPAQFTSPLASFSAVASEPPAKLLPPPVEPVSQATIVMMPTLSAPAVVPPAAAAESVATVSQPEACVSMEAVADSHTVTVSMDSSEISMIIDSIKKECLGSGAGSTAGSSKDHCMDGKEDLDLAEKMDIAVSYTGEELDFDTVGNIIAIIEDKVDDHPEVLDAAVVEAALSSFCEDTDDPQTLPGPWEHSIRQEHEKQAQMPQVSVTVKQERLECEEPEAKGIRDLMGISELGSEIKTEIAEQDQSQLGPEETIPATARVTETPELRNQEIEEDQRAAVTSGETSEIKIESSQGDDAVLNPVKTETPPDDDSSPPQVPNVSEDSSQADVQHKFELSESMKEEAQALFRSQMKDGQGEEDDEDGASEAASLEEPKEEDQGEGYLSEMDNEPPVSESDDGFSVHNAPLQSHALADSIPSSPASSQFSVCSEDQEAIQAQKIWKKAIMLVWRAAANHRYANVFLQPVTDDIAPGYHSIVQRPMDLSTIKKNIENGLIRTTAEFQRDIMLMFQNAVMYNSSDHDVYHMAVEMQRDVLEQIQQFLATQLMMQTSESGISAKSLRGRDSTRKQDASEKDSVPMGSPAFLLSLFDGGTRGRRCAIEADMKMKK